CATGGGGGTATTCGCGCTGATCCTGTTGATACTGGGTGTCGTGGCGGGGATCGTGATCTTCGGAGTGAGATTGTCCAGAAGATAGGCGAGCATGGATGAAAAAAATATCAAGACGAAAGGTATAATCAGATGAATGAAGCAAGCAGCAATCCTGTCGGTCCGGGATGGAGCGCCGGGAGGAAAGGTGGAATGATCGAGGCCATCGAACTGACGAAACGGTACGATGACGGAGTGCTGGCTCTCGATCACGTCTCTTTTTCAATAGATCCCGGCCAGGTCTTCGTGATGCTTGGAGCGAATGGTGCGGGAAAGACAACTGCGATCAACCTGTTCCTCGATTTTATCGAGCCGACCGGGGGCGAGGCAAGGATAGCTGGTTTCGATAGCTGTCGAGAACCGTTGAAGGCGAAAGAGAGGGTCGCCTACGTTTCCGAGAACGTGATGCTCTACCCGAATTTCACCGCCGTTCAGAATCTCGATTTTTTCGCGAGACTAGGAGGCAAGACGGATTACACGACAGACGACTACAGGCGCGTTCTCTCGAGAGTCGGTCTCGATGAGGAAAGTCATTTCAAGAAACTGAAAGATTATTCTAAAGGGATGCGCCAGAAATGCGGTATAGCGACGGCGATCCTGAAGGATGCCTCTGCGGTACTTCTCGACGAGCCGACCTCGGGGCTGGATCCCAAAGCCGGGCGCGAGTTCATCGAATTGATAAAGTCACTCCGTGAGGAGAAGAAGGCGGTATTGATGTCGACGCATGATATCTTCAGGGCGAAAGAGATTGCCGATATAGTCGGCATCATGAGTGGGGGGCGGCTGGTGATGATGCGTTCTCGTGAGGAACTCGAAAACGAGGACCTTCACGC
The sequence above is drawn from the Candidatus Latescibacterota bacterium genome and encodes:
- a CDS encoding ABC transporter ATP-binding protein, producing MIEAIELTKRYDDGVLALDHVSFSIDPGQVFVMLGANGAGKTTAINLFLDFIEPTGGEARIAGFDSCREPLKAKERVAYVSENVMLYPNFTAVQNLDFFARLGGKTDYTTDDYRRVLSRVGLDEESHFKKLKDYSKGMRQKCGIATAILKDASAVLLDEPTSGLDPKAGREFIELIKSLREEKKAVLMSTHDIFRAKEIADIVGIMSGGRLVMMRSREELENEDLHALYMQYMGGRTDTIVS